The Nitrospirae bacterium YQR-1 genomic interval GAAGTTTAAAAAAATCCTGATGTCCGGTGTGCTTTTCATAAACTCATAACCTATTCCTAAGGTTGTATACAGGAAATCCAAAGGTTTAAACCTATAACCTATGCGTCCTTCAAAGTAATCAAAACTGTTATCCAAATGACTTCTCTTAAGGTACAGCTCTGAAAGCAGGTTCAGGTTATGTGCAACTGGATAATCAGTACCAAAAAGGATGCCCATCTGACTTCTGAGGCTCTCCTTAAATGGTACATAATACAGCAAGTTTAAGTGTGTTCTGAAGGGCCCCACTTTTTTAGATAAAATCAGCCCGCCGCCGTATCTGCCGTTTGTGGTGATATCTTCACTACCGGAAGGAGGTGAGATTACTCCCAGTACGGCAATGGCCGGCCTTAACTCCGTCTCCTCAAAAATACGCGCTTTTATACCTACTGCAGGGTCCTCAAACCCGTACTCACTGGTCTTCATACTGAAAGGCACTGAGGCACTGAACTCCACAATATCAGTCAGAGAATAGGAAACAGAACTGGTAATTCTATAAAAAGTCGGATCCACTGACTGCTCCAGATCAATCCCTAAAGCTGCCGCCCCCTTTTCATTTGTTGTTGCAGAAAACGTGGAAAACACTCCGTGCGGCTGAACAGGCTGCAGACCTTTAAAATCAAAGCAGTGTGCTTTTTTGCCGGCTGTAACAACAATAAACAACACTATGGCGGCAAAAACAAAAAACACTCCTTTATGGCCAGTCATGGGTAAAAATAACAGAAACATACAGTTGCTGTCAATGCTTTCTATGCAACCGGCCAATTAGTTTTTCCGGTTTAAAAAATCGTTTGACAAATTGTTGTGTTAATAAATATAATCATATCCGGTCTGGTTTTTTGATGATAGAAAACCTGAGTTTAAATTGAAATGAGGAGGATATATGGCAGAAGGTGTGATTGCTGCAACTACGGCTACGTGGGACTCTGAGGTTCTGCAGACACAGGGACTGGTTCTTGTTGACTTTTGGGCGGTGTGGTGCGGCCCTTGCAGAATGGTTGCTCCCATAGTAGAGGAGTTGGCAAGGGAATTTGTCGGGAAGGTAAAAGTGGTTAAGTTAAATACCGATGAAAATCCGGATATAGCCAGCAAGTATAAAATCATGGGGATTCCAACCCTTATGTTTTTCCGCAATGGTGACAAGATAGACCAGCTTGTCGGAGCCGTACCCAAAGCACAGCTTAAGGAAAAGATTCAAACTCTTCTTGCTTAACATTAACAGGGGTCTCAGCTCTGAATTGGTAATTTTACAGAGGACACCCGGGGTACGGGGGTGGAAATGGTGTACTAACATGCCGTCTGACAACGGTAAAGGCAGGGATATTTGTTTGCTTCTTTAAATGAAAAATTAGAAGGAATTTTTAAGAAGTTAAAAGGCAAAGGCTTTTTAACTGCTGACGATATAGATGTGGCTATGAAAGAGATACGTCTTGCTCTTTTGGAGGCCGATGTAAACTTTAAGGTAGTTAAGGGCTTTGTAGAGAGGGTAAAGGGGAAGTCGCTTGGCACTCAGGTGCTGGAGAGTCTGACCCCGGGACAGCAGGTAGTAAAAATAGTAAACGATGAGCTGTGTGCTCTGTTGGGGGAGGAAAACGAAAGGATTCAGCTGTCCCCCAATCCACCCACAATTGTAATGATGGCAGGCCTTCAGGGTTCGGGTAAAACCACTACAACAGCAAAAATTGCCTTGTATTTTAAGACTCAGGGCAGGCGTCCGATGATGGTGGCGGCAGACTTGCAGCGTCCTGCCGCAATTGAACAGCTAATCACTCTTGGAAAACAAACCGGAGTCCCTGTTTTTTTCTCAAAAGAAGGGAAAAACCCTGTTGATGTTTGCCGCAATGCCGTTGAGGAAGCCAAAAAAGAGGCAAGGGACATTGTCTTTATAGATACCGCCGGAAGGCTGCACATTGATGATGAGCTGATGGGGCAGTTGAAAGATATAAAGAATGCTGTATCACCGAGGGAGACTCTTTTTGTAGCCGATGCAATGACCGGACAGGATGCCGTAAATATAGCAAAGACCTTTAATGAAAAGATTGGAATTGACGGCATAGTGCTTACCAAGATGGATGGGGATGCAAGGGGCGGTGCCGCCATTTCTATAAGAGAAGTGACCGGCAAACCGATTAAATTTATCGGTACCGGTGAGAAAATAGATATGTTAGAGCCATTTCATCCGCAAAGAATAGCCTCAAGAATTCTTGGCATGGGTGATGTTCTCAGTTTTATTGAAAAAGCTCAGCAGACTTTTGACGAAAAAGACGCCGAGAAATTCAGAGATAAAATGATGACAGACAGCTTCACCCTTGATGATCTCAGAGACCAGCTTAGCAAAATACGCTCTATGGGGCCGATTCAGAATCTACTTAACATGATTCCGGGTTTTAATAAACTAAAGGGTGTGGAGGTTGATGAAAAGCAGTTTGTCAGGATTGAGGCGATGATAAGCTCAATGACTAAAAAGGAAAAGAGAAATCCAGACATATTAAACGGCAGTAGAAAGCTGAGGATATCCAAAGGCAGCGGTACCACTGTGGCTGATGTTAACCGGCTTCTTAAACAGTACAAGGATATGAAAAAAATGATGAAAATGTTTAAGGGAAAGAAGGGGTTTAAGTTACCCGATTTTTTGCCTTTTTAAATGGAAAATAAAAAAACCTTTACTTACGTGAGAAATTATATTAAAATAGGAAATCTGCATATGGAGGTACGACATTGGTAAAGATACGTTTGACGAGAATGGGAGCGCACAAGAGGCCGTTTTACAGAATAGTGGTTACGGATTCAAGGACACGGCGGGATGGGCGTTTTTTAGAGATACTGGGAAACTATGATCCCCTGAAAGAGCCCTCGGCAGTAACGCTGGACGTGGAGAGAGTCAAAAAGTGGCTTGAAAATGGCGCTCAGCCTACAGATACCGTTAGGAAGCTATTACAGAAGGCTGGAGTTCAACTGCAAACAGCCTGATACATTTGGAGGTGGATAACATGATGAAAGAACTAGTTGAGGTTATGGCAAGGGCACTGGTGGACAAGCCGGAGGAGGTCTCTGTTAAAGAGGTGGATGGAGAGAAGACAACAGTTTTTGAGTTAAGAGTGGC includes:
- a CDS encoding YjbH domain-containing protein, whose product is MAGCIESIDSNCMFLLFLPMTGHKGVFFVFAAIVLFIVVTAGKKAHCFDFKGLQPVQPHGVFSTFSATTNEKGAAALGIDLEQSVDPTFYRITSSVSYSLTDIVEFSASVPFSMKTSEYGFEDPAVGIKARIFEETELRPAIAVLGVISPPSGSEDITTNGRYGGGLILSKKVGPFRTHLNLLYYVPFKESLRSQMGILFGTDYPVAHNLNLLSELYLKRSHLDNSFDYFEGRIGYRFKPLDFLYTTLGIGYEFMKSTPDIRIFLNFTLVHSHPVYKRIYEEEQ
- the trxA gene encoding thioredoxin, giving the protein MAEGVIAATTATWDSEVLQTQGLVLVDFWAVWCGPCRMVAPIVEELAREFVGKVKVVKLNTDENPDIASKYKIMGIPTLMFFRNGDKIDQLVGAVPKAQLKEKIQTLLA
- the ffh gene encoding signal recognition particle protein, with the protein product MFASLNEKLEGIFKKLKGKGFLTADDIDVAMKEIRLALLEADVNFKVVKGFVERVKGKSLGTQVLESLTPGQQVVKIVNDELCALLGEENERIQLSPNPPTIVMMAGLQGSGKTTTTAKIALYFKTQGRRPMMVAADLQRPAAIEQLITLGKQTGVPVFFSKEGKNPVDVCRNAVEEAKKEARDIVFIDTAGRLHIDDELMGQLKDIKNAVSPRETLFVADAMTGQDAVNIAKTFNEKIGIDGIVLTKMDGDARGGAAISIREVTGKPIKFIGTGEKIDMLEPFHPQRIASRILGMGDVLSFIEKAQQTFDEKDAEKFRDKMMTDSFTLDDLRDQLSKIRSMGPIQNLLNMIPGFNKLKGVEVDEKQFVRIEAMISSMTKKEKRNPDILNGSRKLRISKGSGTTVADVNRLLKQYKDMKKMMKMFKGKKGFKLPDFLPF
- the rpsP gene encoding 30S ribosomal protein S16, giving the protein MGAHKRPFYRIVVTDSRTRRDGRFLEILGNYDPLKEPSAVTLDVERVKKWLENGAQPTDTVRKLLQKAGVQLQTA